GCCCCGGCAACGGGCCCACGATGCGGCCGCCATGGAACCGCCGTGGTCCCGCATTCGGACTACAGTGTAAGAGGCGCTATCAAAATGAAGCGAAGCGGTTCTGGCTAGGCGCGCGGCCGCAGACAGTACAAGTAGTACGGCAAGGCCGCGCAACGACGCCAGAATCATTTTGATAGCGCCTCTATAGCGCTATCAGGGTGCTATCCGCCGGCGGTGTCCTACAAGGATGCCGCCGGCCCGTGACACGTCGTTAATACCAACAACGCGTACCTCACCACCTGCAAGGAACTGCCATGATGCAGACCGAAATCCAGGCGTCCACCTGGACCAGCCCCGACGAGGAAGATGAACTACTACGTGAGCGTATCGGCACGTGTATTGCCGAGGCGTGCGGCGGCGATATGCCCGATGGCGTTGCCGTGCACGTGGTAGACCGCCAGGTGACCATCACCGGGCGCGTGGAAGACTCGGACCTTTCCCGCCGCATCGCGCAGGCCGCGGCAACGCCGCCGGGCATTCTCGGCGTCACCAACCTGCTCGTCACGCGGGTGCCGTCTCAGGCCCAGGGATCGTAGCCGTCCTTCTCCCAGTACGGAGAGATCCCGTAGTACTCGTGAATGCTGGTGGCCCACTCGGAGTTGGCCATGGTGGGCCAGTGTTCCTTGTCGAAACCCGGCGACGCCTTGAGACGTTCCTTTTCGACGCCCAGCACGAAGCACTTGCGGCGCGTATCGAGGGTCAGCGCCGACCAGGGCAGCGCGTGCAGCTTTTCCCCGATGCCGAGGAACCCGCCCATCGCCAGCACCGCATAGGCAATCCGTCCCCCAACGATGTCCAGCATGATGTGGTCGATCGTGCCGAGCTCGTCGCCGGCAGGGTCCACGACCTTGTTGCCTTCCAGGGTGTCGGCGGCCATCACGAACGGCCCGCACTTGCCGGGCTTCTGGTTCACATTGCCGATGATGGCGGCCCTGCGTTCGGATGCGCCCGCGGGCGGTGTCTGCTGGTCCATGGGACTCATGGGCAACTCCTCCTGACCAAAGGGTTGGACTGACAAGCGAGACGTATCTCCGGCGCCACATGCGAGCTGAAACCTGCCAACGCCGAACTGTCCTGACTTGATCGTAGACGCGCGCGCGGACGTCTTTCAAGTCATGTTGCAGTGCAATCGAGAGCTGCCGCACGCTGACGCAGGACGCCCCATGTTGCCATAGCGCTGATAAAAATGTCGGCCCCGGCATCGGCGACCGCCCGCGAAGGTGTCCGACCCGGCCTCACCGATGGCTTTGCGCCGTGGCCATATCCCAGATGTCCTGCGCGATCGGATGCTCGCGCTCCTCGATCACGTGGGCCACCAGCCCTGCCACGCGCCCGATCAGCGTGAGACCCTTGCCAAATTCCGGGCTCATGCCCATATCCAGCAGGATCGCCCCTTTGGCGCCCGTGGCATTGAGCGGTACCGGCTTGCCCGCCGCCCGTGTGGCCGCTGCCGCGATCTCCTGGGCCAATGCGCAGTGGCGCCCTTGGTAGCCGCACTCGTCAGCCACCTTCAGCAGCTTGATGCAGCGCGGATCGCCCCCGACGTGGATCGGATGGCCAATGCCTGGAATACGCTTGCCCGAGGCGCGACTGCGTGCCACGGCCGCTTCCGCTGCTGCCCGCATGTGTTCAGCCGTCCAGTCCGCGCCGACGTCCGTGGCAACGCCAGCGAGAAAGCGCGCACTGTACTCCACCGTGCCGAGAAAGCGACTGCCCGCGCCAAGAATGCCCGCCGCGACGGCGCCCTGCAGGGACTCCGGCGCACCGTGCAGCGTGAGCCGGGTGGACAGCGCGCTTGGCGTCAGTCCATGATCGCTCGACGTAACCAGGAACATGTTGATCATGCGCTTGAGATTGGCGTCAGGAAAATCGCCGAGGATCTCCAGGCACAGCACGTCGATGAAATCCCGCTGGTCCATCAGGTCATCGACAAGATCGTAACCGCGCACCTTGATATGGTCGGCATCCCCACCGCCGATCGCACTGTTCAGCATGACGTCTCCTGTCTTACTCGGGCTGCGCGCCCGAATCCTGCACGATCTTGCGCCAGCGCGGCACCTCGGACTCAACGAACGCCTGGAACTTGCGGTCAGCGAGCCCCATCGGAAAACTGCCGATGCGCGCCATCGAGGCCGTCACGTCGGGTGCGTTGGTCGCCTTGTCCAGTTCGGACGAAAGCCGCGCGACGACGTCATCGGGCGTCTTCGCCGGCACGAAGATGCCGGACCATCCCTCTAATGCCGCACCCGGATAGCCGGACTCGGCCATCGTCGGCACGTCGGGCATGACCTCGAGCCGCTTGCCCGCGCTGACTGCGAGCGCACGCAGCTTGCCAGCCCGCATTTGCGGCAGCGCGGTTTCGGGATAGTCGAACATCATGTCGACCGATCCACCCAGCAGGTCAGCCATGGCCGGGCTCTGGCCCTTGTACGGAACATGGGTCAGCTTGATGCCGGCGGCCTGCTCGAATCGCGCGGCTGCCAGATGCGTCTGCGTGCCCTGCCCCGCCGAGGCGAAGTTGAGCTTGCCGGGCGCCTCCTTGGCGGCCTTCACGACATCGGCCACCGAGCGGTAGGGCGATGTGGCATTGGTCATCAGAATGGCGGACTGCCGGAACAGCGAATGCACGCCCCGCAGCTCGCGCGACGGATCGACGCGCGCGTTGCGATACAGCGCCAGATTGGCGGCCTGCGTGCCGTGTGTGCCGTAGAAGAGCGTGTAGCCATCCGCCGGCGCACGCGCGACATACTCGGCGCCGACCATGCCGCTGGCGCCAGGACGGTTCTCCACCACCACCGGCTGGCCCAACGCATCGGACAGCTTGCGGGCGATCAGCCGCGACTGGTTGTCCGAAATGCCACCCGCCGCGAACGGCACCACCAGCGTGATCGGCCGCGTCGGGTAGTCCGCCGCGTTGGCCATACCGGCCATCGCAAGGCTCGCACCCACAGTCCATCGCACCCAGCGGCTCAACAGATTCAAATTCGACATCACCCTTCTCCTCAATACGAATGCCGGCCCGCCGTGGCGCCTGCGTCCACCGGCAACACCGCCCCGGTCACCCAGCCAGACTCGTCGCTGACCAAATACCGGATGGCCTGCCCGACATCCCAGCCGCTGCCCTCGGTGCGCAGAAACGAGCGATTGCGGCGTGCCTCGCGCTTCTCTGGCGACATCCCCTTGGCATAAACCATGGGTGTGTAGACCATTCCCGGCGCCACGCAGTTGACGCGGATGCCCTGTTCGCCGTGATGCGCGGCCATGGCACGTGTCATGTTGACCACCGCGCCCTTCGAGGTCGGATACAGCAGACTCGGATGCCCGCCGATCAGCCCCGCCACCGACGCCACGTTGACGATCGCACCCTTGCCTTGCGCGCGCATGTGCGGAATCGCATGACGTGCCATCAGCATCATCGAGGTCACGTTGATGCGCAGCGCCTGATCCCACGCTTCGAGATCGACGTCCTCGGCAGTGCCTTGCGGTCCGCCGATGCCGACGTTGTTGACCAGGATATCGACGCGCCCCCAGAGTTCCACCGCGCGCGCCACGGCGCTCCGGCAATCTTCATCACGACTCACGTCGCAGGCGATGACCTCGGCCTCGCCGCCCTCCTCCACGATCATCCGGTGCGTCACCTCAGCCCATTCGCGCACGCTGTCGATCAGCGCCACGCGGGCGCCATCGCGCGCCAGCAGAATGGCAGCGGCGCGGCCATTGCCGATGCCATCCGCGCGAGACCCCGCGCCGGTCACGATCGCCACGCGGCCCTTCAGGGACCGGCTGGCCGGTTGTGGATCTGGAATCTGTTCCATCGCGTGTCTCCGTTATCAGTTGACGGCGCGGCCCATGCCGCCCCAGTAGCGTTCGCGCAGTTGCTTCTTGTCGGGCTTGCCAAGCGCGGTCAGTGGCAACGCATCGACGAAATCGATTGTCTTGGGCGTATTGACGGCGCCCTTGGCATGGCGCACCAGCGCGCGCAGCGCCTCCACGTCGAGCTGGGCGCCCGGCCTCGGCACCACGACGGCCTTGACCGCCTCGCCCCATTTCGCGTCGGGCACGCCGATCACCGCAGCGGCCGCTACGCCTGGATGACCAGTCAGGACGTCCTCGACCTCCTTCGGATAGACGTTGAATCCGCCCGAGATGATCATGTCCTTCTTGCGATCGACCAGGTAGTAGTAGCCGAACTGGTCACGGTAGGCCATGTCCCCCGTGTGCAGCCAGCCGTTGCGCAGTGCCAATGCTGTCAGCTGCGGCTGCTTCCAGTAGCCGTCCATCACGAGCGGGCTGCGCACGCAGAGTTCGCCAACGCTGCCCGGCGCCACCGGTTCATCGTTGTCATCCAGCAGGGCCACCGTCACACCCGGATATGGCATCCCCGCGGACGTCGACGTGTCCACGTCGGTGCGCATGTGATCCTCCTGCGTCAGTTGCAGGATGTTGCTCGGGCACTCGGTCTGGCCATAGCTTTGCGCCAGGATCGGGCCGAACCTGTCGATGGCCTCGCGGATCCGCGCGGGCGCCATCGGCGAGGCGCCATAGGAAAGCGTCTGCAGCGAAGAGAAATCGGCCGTGCGCGCACGTGGGTGATCGAGCAGCGTGTAGATCATGGTCGGCACCAGGAACGTCATGCTGGCACGATGGGTTTCCACGGCATCGATGAAACGCTCAGCGTCGAACCCGTGCTGCAGGATGATGGTGCCGCCGCGCCACAGCGTGGGCACGATCATCGCGCCAGCACCGTGTGAAATAGGCGTGGGACACAGCAGCCGCAGATCATCGGGCAGGCTCCGCGCAGCCAGCAGCAACACCGCCTGCATCCACACGCAACGATTGGCGAGCATGACACCCTTCGGCTTGCCGGTGGTGCCGCCGGTATAGGCCAGCCGGATCACGTCCGTGGTCAGCGCTTCCGGCACCAGCCGTGCCGGCGCGAACGATGTCGCCTGGTCCCAGAACGATGGCAATCCCGGCACGTCGGCATGACCGAACCAGTGCGCCACACCCGCGCAGCGCTCGCGCAATGCCAGCGCGCGCTCGGCATAGACGGGATCGGCCATGAACACTCGTGCTTCGGCGTCGTCGACGATATAGGCGTGATCGTCAACACCCCCCATTGCGTGAAGCGTCACCGATCGCAACCCCATCAGGTAGGCGGCCGCCATCACGATGAACACCTCGGGCCGATTGCCCGACAGTTGTACCACGCAATCGCCACGCACGAGACCTAGCGCGCGAAACGCGGAAATGGCCTGGCTGATGCGATCGCCGAGCGCGCGGTAGGTCATGCGGGCATCGCCGTCGATGAATGCCACGCGATCCGGATACCGGTCGATGGCGTGAACGATCATCTCGCCGATGGTGCCGCCAACATGGGCTTCCTGTGTCGTCATTGCGATCCTGTCTCCTGTTGTCGTTCGGCGATTATATGCAGCAATGAAACGTTTCATCAAGCGGAGTTTTGCCATTTCCCTCCGCGACCGAAGCACTCTGGCCGTCGGTTATACTCTTTGGCAACTTCAGGGAATCCCATGGCAGAAAAGCAGATCAGCATCCGTGACGTCGCTGCCCTGGCCGGTGTATCGGTCGGTAGCGCGTCGCGCGTGATCAACGGCGCCGCCAACGTCACGCCGGACGTGCGCGAGCGCGTCGATCGCGCCATCGCGGCACTGCGGTATCGCCCCAACCACGCGGCGCAATCGCTGCGTTCGCGCACGAGCAAGACCATCGGATGCATGTTTTCGGACGTGGCCAACCCGCTCTACGCACGCGCCTTCCGCGCGCTCGAGGAACATTTCCGGCGTGAGGGATACATGCTGCTGCTGGCGAACGGCCTCAACGATGCCGAACGCGAGATCGACATCATCCAGACGTTCCAGTTACGCGGCATGGACGGCGTTATCCTGGCGCCGGGCAACGAGCGACATCCGGGCGTGCTCGATGCGGTGCGCCGGCTGTCGATGCCGGCCGTAATCTACGACCGCGACTTGGCAGTGGATGCCGATGCCGTGCTGTTCGACCACGTGGCCGGCGTGAAGGCCGCGATCCATCATCTGGTGGAACTCGGCCATACGCGCATCGCGCTGGCGCTATGGCAGGTCAAGAGCCGCCCGGTGCGCCGGCGGATCGAAGGCTACAAGGCCGCCTTCAAGGCCGCCGGCCTCCCGGTACCGGACCTGATCCTGCAGGAACCCACACCCACCAGCTCCGCTTTCGACGACGTCACGCGGCTGCTGCAACTGCCTGACCCGCCCACGGCATTCCTTGCCCAGGGCACCCACACGCTCACCAGCACGCTGCGCGCGATCGCCAAGCAAGGCCTGCGCGTGCCGGAGGACGTCTCGGTGATCGGTATCGGCGATACCGACTTCGCGCAGACCTACGATCCGCCGCTGACCGTGCTGCGCACACCAACGGACGAGGTAGCCGCACACGCCGTGGAGATGCTGCTTTCACGCCTGGCCGCCAAGGGGGACGCCAGCCTGTCGCCACGCAAGGCGCTGATCCAGTTCGACCTGATCCTGCGCGAGTCGTGCGCGCCCGTTGCCCGGCACTGAATCGCCTCGCAGGAAAGCGATGACCGGTTAGTCGGCGCTGGCACCCGACGCCTTGACGATGGTCGCCCAGCGCGCGATTTCCTTCTGCACGAACGTCCTGAATTCGGGCACCGTCATGACTTCGATCTCGATACCGGCCTCGGCGTAGCGCGCGCGCAGCTTCTCGCTACGGAACGCGGTGGCAACCGCCTGGTTCAGCTTCTCGACGATGGCGGGTGGCGTGCCGGCCGGCGCGAAGATGCCACTCCAGCTCGACACCACGTAGTCGGGCACACCCGCCTCGATCATCGTGGGCACGTTGGGCAGCGCCGGCAGACGCTTGGCGCTGGTCACTGCCAGCGGCCGCAGAGAGCCCTTCTGGATGTGCGGAATCGCCGTCGGCGAGTTATCGAACATCAGTTGCACACGCCCGCCGAGCAGGTCGGTCATTGCCGGCGCGCCACCGCGATACGGTACGTGCGTGAATCTGGTTCCGGTCATGTACTGGAACAGCTCGCCCGACATATGAATGCTGCTGCCGCTGCCCGACGACCCCATCATCAGTTTGCCCGGCTCCTTCTTCGCCAGCGCGATCAGCTCCTGCACGCTCTTTACCGGCACGTTGGGATTCACAACCAGCACGTTGGTACCCGACGAGATGCGCGCCACGGGCTCGAAGTCCCTCGCAGGATCGAAGTTCAGATGACGGTATAACGTGGGATTGATGCCATGCGTGCCAATCGTCCCTTGCAGCAAGGTGTAACCATCGGGCGCAGCGCTGGCCACCAGCGCTGCGCCGATATTGCCGCCGGCGCCGGCACGGTTCTCTACCACGACCGGCTGGCCGAGTATCTCCGCCAACTGCTGACTGATCAGGCGCCCGATCAGGTCGGCCGTGCCGCCCGCCGGAAACGGCACGACGAATCGAATGGGGCGCGATGGCCAGTTGTCGGCCGCGAGCGTGGGCGCGGCGGCCGTGAACAGTGCAACCATCGCCATCATGCGGCCAAGCCGCGACAGGGTCGAAACCAAGGTCATCTCCGGTTGTTCCTCGAGATCAGTCGTTCAGGCGCGCGGTGCAAGCTGGATGCCGGCCGACAACCCGCCATCCACTGGGAGTTCGATCGCATTCACATAGCGCGATTCGTCCGACACCAGGAAGCGAATCGCTGCCGCCACCTCCCACGCGGTGCCTTGCCGGCCAAACGGCAGCGGCGCGCTGGTGCGGTCCGGCCGCGCAGCCGATGCCGCCCGCCCCATTGGGGTGTCGATAAGGCCGAGCATGACCACGTTGGCGCGGATGCCGCTTGGCTGACCTTCGAGCGCCGCGGCGCGGCATAACGCGCCAAGGCCTGCCTTCGAGACTTCATAGGCAGGGTTCCGCCCATTCGGCCGACGTGCCGCCACCGACGAAACAAAGACGATGGCACCACCCTCCGTCATGCGGGGCAACGCCACCTGCACGCACAGCATGTGTGCCTTGAGGTTGATGCCGAGGACAGCATCCCAGCTCTCCTCGGTCAGCCGGGCGAGCGGCAGCCGATGGCTGATGCCGACGTTGAGCACCAGAGCATCCAGACCGCCCAGCGCCTCGACGGCCTGGTCGATCATCGCGTGGATGTCTGCCGTGCGCGAGACATCGGCCTCGATGGCAGCGGCGCGTCCACCATCCGCGGCGATGCGTGCGACCGTGCGCTGCGCCGCCGCCCCAGAACGGTCCGCGCAGGCAACATGCGCGCCTTCGCGGGCGAGCAGGCAACAGGCGGCCCGCCCGTTGCCGGCCGGCTCGTCCATCTGCTCGTCACCCCCCTGCCCGCCTCCGACGACGAGAATGCGCTTGCCGGCCAGCGTGCCGCCATGCCTGGATAAATCCATGGTGTTCCTTGTCGAACGGGAATCAGATCGTTGCCACGGGCGTCACTGGCGAACCCACCGCACCCGGCAGGCGCAACGGCGGCGCGGTCAGCAGGAAACGCGTGCGACCCTCGGCCTTCAGCGCAGCGGCCAGCTCCGCGAGATACCAGAGTTCACCGAGCGGAATGCCATAGCGGAACAGACACAGCTCGTGCAGCGGCAAGCGCGCGCAGGGCATGGATGCCGCCGTGGCGGGAATGCCCTCAACCGCGTAGTTGTCCGCGCACAGCGCAGCGATGCGCTGGTCGACGATCCATTGCTGCAGCCTGGCATCGCGGCCGTCGAGCACCGCGCAGCTTCGTTCGAGCAAATGGGGATCGGGTTGACGCTCCATTTCCAGCAGCATGTCGGCAAAGCCGGTGTAGAGGCACAGGATGTCGCCGGGCTCGACTTCGACGCGCGCCACGTCCAGCGCGCGCATCAAATGGTCATAGCCGACGTACACACGCTCGCGGCCACACGATGCGAGCAGGTCCACCAGCACGCCGCGCGACTGGATCGCCTTGACCGCGAAGGTCTCGATACCGAGCCGATGGGCGCCCATCGGCCGGCCGTCGGGATCGCCCGGCCCCACCACGTCCACGCCGGCGCGAAAACCGTTGTAGTAGACCGCCACCGGATTGCCGTCGCCCTGTACGTCGAAGCGATGGCCGACGTGGGCAAAGCTGTCCCATTGCGTCGAGTACTGCGTGTGCAGCAGCACCGAGTCGTCGCACAGCACATCGGTGTGTTCGTGCGCCGATGCCGATAGCGGAAGGTTGTAAACGAGCCGGCCATCGCGCTCGGTCGGCCGCAGCCGTGGCGGATGCCGGCGCGGGTTGAGCACATTGCCACCCGGATAGTCGAGCGGCAGGCTCAGACAAAGGCTGCGCCCGGTGCGGACTTCCCGCACCGCCCTGCGCACCACGTCGGGTGTGATGTAGTTCAGGGACCCCAATTGATCGTCGGGACCGAAATCGCCCCAGTTCGATGCAGCAGGCCGCTGCTTCCAGCGCGAAATCGTCATGGCATGTCTCTACCGGCAAGCACATGCGTAGCGGACAGGACATCCCTGCGGTCAATCGTCATCCGTCGTCTCCTTATGCGCGGCGGTCGTGGCTTGCTCTCCGCCGTCTGTCTGTCTATTTGTGGGGACGACTCTAACAACAATGAAACGTTTCATCAATAAGGGATTGCGACCAGTTCGCGCGACTGAGCGATATTCCCCCATCGTTGATGAATCGATTTATATGGCAGGACGACCGAAGAACGCGTGCACAGTGGTGCAGCCGTGTGACGTACCCGACAAAGGCGAGAGATCTGCAGATACCGCCGCTTCCATCCATACACCCAAGACCCGTATGGATGACGGACCACGGCTCCGGAGCAACGCGCCAGACAGGTGTCCGGCGCTGCTGGACCACAACTAGACAATGGCCCGCACGCCTCGACGGCGATCCTCCCGCAGCAACGTGGCGATCCGCTGCAACGCATGAGCCAGATCCGTCTGGCTACGCGCGCCGCCGACCGACAGACGCACCGCATCCACGGGATTCGCATCCACGCTGAACGCATCCGAGCAGGCCACCAGCACGCCCTGCTGCTCGAGCGCGAGCGCGAACAACTGTCGATTCCAGTGGGCCGGCAGCGTCATCCACAAGTGCAGGCCGGTGGGATGTGCGTTGACGTCCTTCGGCAACAGGTTGCGCGCCAGCGTCTGCCGCGCGCGCACTTCGCGCTGGATGTCGAGCATCAGGTGCCTGGCCTGGCCACTGCGCATCCAGTGCTCGGCCACCGCGGTCAGCAATAGCGAACACCCCATGCTGGAGGCGCGCAACGCATCCTGCAGCATTGCGGCATCGTGCTGGCGCGGCAACAGGACGAACGACGTGCGCAGGCTCGGCCAGAGGCATTTCGACAGCGAGGTCAGATAGTACGCACGCTCGCCCCCTTCGTAGGTGACGATCGGCGGCGGCGCGTCGTTGAGCAGGTAGCGATAGGGATCGTCCTCGATCAGCGTCATGCCGAGCTTGCGCAACATGGCCCCGATGGCCTCGCGCCGGTGCTCGGGCATGGTGCTCGCAGTCGGGTTCTGGAGCGTCGGATTCAGGTAGATCACCTGCGCGCCGGTTTCGCGATGGCTTCGTTCGATCGCGTCCGGCAACACCCCATCCTGGTCGACTTCGAGCGCGACGACACGCAAACCGAGCTGCTGCGCGGTAAGCAGAAAGCCGGGATAGGTCAGCGGCTCGGCAAGGACGGCATCCCCACGCTGCGTGCGCGACTGCAAAAGGCTGAAGATCGCGGCCTGGGTACCCGCGCAGACAATCAGTTCCTGCTGCCCTGCCATCGCGCCAACCGCGGGCCGCAGCCACGCCCTGCCCGCCTGGACGATCGAGGCGCCGGACCACGTGTCCTGGTAGGCGGACATCGCCTCGATGCCTTGCCGTGCCAGCACTTCGTCAATGGCCAACTTGAGCGCGTCACCCATGCTTCCACTGGCC
This genomic interval from Cupriavidus metallidurans CH34 contains the following:
- a CDS encoding BON domain-containing protein, which encodes MMQTEIQASTWTSPDEEDELLRERIGTCIAEACGGDMPDGVAVHVVDRQVTITGRVEDSDLSRRIAQAAATPPGILGVTNLLVTRVPSQAQGS
- a CDS encoding PRC-barrel domain-containing protein is translated as MSPMDQQTPPAGASERRAAIIGNVNQKPGKCGPFVMAADTLEGNKVVDPAGDELGTIDHIMLDIVGGRIAYAVLAMGGFLGIGEKLHALPWSALTLDTRRKCFVLGVEKERLKASPGFDKEHWPTMANSEWATSIHEYYGISPYWEKDGYDPWA
- a CDS encoding citryl-CoA lyase; translated protein: MLNSAIGGGDADHIKVRGYDLVDDLMDQRDFIDVLCLEILGDFPDANLKRMINMFLVTSSDHGLTPSALSTRLTLHGAPESLQGAVAAGILGAGSRFLGTVEYSARFLAGVATDVGADWTAEHMRAAAEAAVARSRASGKRIPGIGHPIHVGGDPRCIKLLKVADECGYQGRHCALAQEIAAAATRAAGKPVPLNATGAKGAILLDMGMSPEFGKGLTLIGRVAGLVAHVIEEREHPIAQDIWDMATAQSHR
- a CDS encoding Bug family tripartite tricarboxylate transporter substrate binding protein → MSNLNLLSRWVRWTVGASLAMAGMANAADYPTRPITLVVPFAAGGISDNQSRLIARKLSDALGQPVVVENRPGASGMVGAEYVARAPADGYTLFYGTHGTQAANLALYRNARVDPSRELRGVHSLFRQSAILMTNATSPYRSVADVVKAAKEAPGKLNFASAGQGTQTHLAAARFEQAAGIKLTHVPYKGQSPAMADLLGGSVDMMFDYPETALPQMRAGKLRALAVSAGKRLEVMPDVPTMAESGYPGAALEGWSGIFVPAKTPDDVVARLSSELDKATNAPDVTASMARIGSFPMGLADRKFQAFVESEVPRWRKIVQDSGAQPE
- a CDS encoding SDR family NAD(P)-dependent oxidoreductase → MEQIPDPQPASRSLKGRVAIVTGAGSRADGIGNGRAAAILLARDGARVALIDSVREWAEVTHRMIVEEGGEAEVIACDVSRDEDCRSAVARAVELWGRVDILVNNVGIGGPQGTAEDVDLEAWDQALRINVTSMMLMARHAIPHMRAQGKGAIVNVASVAGLIGGHPSLLYPTSKGAVVNMTRAMAAHHGEQGIRVNCVAPGMVYTPMVYAKGMSPEKREARRNRSFLRTEGSGWDVGQAIRYLVSDESGWVTGAVLPVDAGATAGRHSY
- a CDS encoding AMP-binding protein, giving the protein MTTQEAHVGGTIGEMIVHAIDRYPDRVAFIDGDARMTYRALGDRISQAISAFRALGLVRGDCVVQLSGNRPEVFIVMAAAYLMGLRSVTLHAMGGVDDHAYIVDDAEARVFMADPVYAERALALRERCAGVAHWFGHADVPGLPSFWDQATSFAPARLVPEALTTDVIRLAYTGGTTGKPKGVMLANRCVWMQAVLLLAARSLPDDLRLLCPTPISHGAGAMIVPTLWRGGTIILQHGFDAERFIDAVETHRASMTFLVPTMIYTLLDHPRARTADFSSLQTLSYGASPMAPARIREAIDRFGPILAQSYGQTECPSNILQLTQEDHMRTDVDTSTSAGMPYPGVTVALLDDNDEPVAPGSVGELCVRSPLVMDGYWKQPQLTALALRNGWLHTGDMAYRDQFGYYYLVDRKKDMIISGGFNVYPKEVEDVLTGHPGVAAAAVIGVPDAKWGEAVKAVVVPRPGAQLDVEALRALVRHAKGAVNTPKTIDFVDALPLTALGKPDKKQLRERYWGGMGRAVN
- a CDS encoding LacI family DNA-binding transcriptional regulator is translated as MAEKQISIRDVAALAGVSVGSASRVINGAANVTPDVRERVDRAIAALRYRPNHAAQSLRSRTSKTIGCMFSDVANPLYARAFRALEEHFRREGYMLLLANGLNDAEREIDIIQTFQLRGMDGVILAPGNERHPGVLDAVRRLSMPAVIYDRDLAVDADAVLFDHVAGVKAAIHHLVELGHTRIALALWQVKSRPVRRRIEGYKAAFKAAGLPVPDLILQEPTPTSSAFDDVTRLLQLPDPPTAFLAQGTHTLTSTLRAIAKQGLRVPEDVSVIGIGDTDFAQTYDPPLTVLRTPTDEVAAHAVEMLLSRLAAKGDASLSPRKALIQFDLILRESCAPVARH
- a CDS encoding Bug family tripartite tricarboxylate transporter substrate binding protein — translated: MTLVSTLSRLGRMMAMVALFTAAAPTLAADNWPSRPIRFVVPFPAGGTADLIGRLISQQLAEILGQPVVVENRAGAGGNIGAALVASAAPDGYTLLQGTIGTHGINPTLYRHLNFDPARDFEPVARISSGTNVLVVNPNVPVKSVQELIALAKKEPGKLMMGSSGSGSSIHMSGELFQYMTGTRFTHVPYRGGAPAMTDLLGGRVQLMFDNSPTAIPHIQKGSLRPLAVTSAKRLPALPNVPTMIEAGVPDYVVSSWSGIFAPAGTPPAIVEKLNQAVATAFRSEKLRARYAEAGIEIEVMTVPEFRTFVQKEIARWATIVKASGASAD
- a CDS encoding SDR family NAD(P)-dependent oxidoreductase yields the protein MDLSRHGGTLAGKRILVVGGGQGGDEQMDEPAGNGRAACCLLAREGAHVACADRSGAAAQRTVARIAADGGRAAAIEADVSRTADIHAMIDQAVEALGGLDALVLNVGISHRLPLARLTEESWDAVLGINLKAHMLCVQVALPRMTEGGAIVFVSSVAARRPNGRNPAYEVSKAGLGALCRAAALEGQPSGIRANVVMLGLIDTPMGRAASAARPDRTSAPLPFGRQGTAWEVAAAIRFLVSDESRYVNAIELPVDGGLSAGIQLAPRA
- a CDS encoding cyclase family protein, which gives rise to MTISRWKQRPAASNWGDFGPDDQLGSLNYITPDVVRRAVREVRTGRSLCLSLPLDYPGGNVLNPRRHPPRLRPTERDGRLVYNLPLSASAHEHTDVLCDDSVLLHTQYSTQWDSFAHVGHRFDVQGDGNPVAVYYNGFRAGVDVVGPGDPDGRPMGAHRLGIETFAVKAIQSRGVLVDLLASCGRERVYVGYDHLMRALDVARVEVEPGDILCLYTGFADMLLEMERQPDPHLLERSCAVLDGRDARLQQWIVDQRIAALCADNYAVEGIPATAASMPCARLPLHELCLFRYGIPLGELWYLAELAAALKAEGRTRFLLTAPPLRLPGAVGSPVTPVATI
- a CDS encoding aminotransferase-like domain-containing protein, translated to MSDMKGERHVEWLRPLTPGAGPRYMQIADLIARAVQTGELAVGDQIPSQRWLATQLGVDLTTVTRAYTEARNRGLISSFSGRGSFVAGVGEAGDEMRIDLSMNTPPQPASGSMGDALKLAIDEVLARQGIEAMSAYQDTWSGASIVQAGRAWLRPAVGAMAGQQELIVCAGTQAAIFSLLQSRTQRGDAVLAEPLTYPGFLLTAQQLGLRVVALEVDQDGVLPDAIERSHRETGAQVIYLNPTLQNPTASTMPEHRREAIGAMLRKLGMTLIEDDPYRYLLNDAPPPIVTYEGGERAYYLTSLSKCLWPSLRTSFVLLPRQHDAAMLQDALRASSMGCSLLLTAVAEHWMRSGQARHLMLDIQREVRARQTLARNLLPKDVNAHPTGLHLWMTLPAHWNRQLFALALEQQGVLVACSDAFSVDANPVDAVRLSVGGARSQTDLAHALQRIATLLREDRRRGVRAIV